The Thermodesulfatator atlanticus DSM 21156 genome contains the following window.
GTGCTTGAAATACATGAAACCCATATTGACTTAAGCATTGTCAACGTGCACGAGAAAAAAATCCAGGAAAGAAAAAGACTAGCCTAAAAATCCCAGGCCCCCTTGTTAAATTTAAAGGGCGCAAGCTGGCGTTGTGCTGGGTCGATCCCGTTTCCCGCTCCTTTATACTGCTTGGCTAAATGTGTTTGCTAAAATTGAAGCGCGCACAATGACACGTAAAAAGAGACCTTTGCACAATTGTCGGGATCGGTGTTGCAAGCACAAGGGCAGGGATCGTTCCTATTTTTGTTACGAAAAATGGGAATGGATCCTCGACGGGCCTTAAGAAAAGGTATTTTGTAAGGTCTCTAAAAAATAAAACGCTTGCAATAATAATGTTAAGATGTCATCTGTTTAACGGTCCTGAATAAAAAACAGGGGGCCGTTGATGGCTATTGTCTTGCTAACGGATTTTGGCGTAAGAGACCATTACGTGGCGGTGATGAAGGGGGTCATTAAGTCTATCTTTCCCGCCGCAGATATTATTGACCTATCCCATGAGGTACCCCCTCAGGATGTAGCTAGCGGGGCCTATCTTTTGGGGGTTTCTTATCGTTATTTCCCAGAGGGTAGCATTTTTGTGGCGGTGGTGGACCCTGGCGTTGGCACAGAACGAAAAGGCATTCTTGTCTCAGCGAGCAGGTATTTTTTTATTGGCCCGGACAATGGCCTTTTTACTTTGGTATTAGAGCGCGAAAAAGAGTTTTCGGCCTGGGAGCTCAAGAATAAGGCCTATTTTCGCAAAGAAGTGAGCCATACCTTCCACGGCCGTGATATTTTTGCACCGGTGGCAGCTCACCTGGCAAAAGGGGTTGAGCCTTCTTCTTTTGGCCCTAAGGCCAAAGAAATAGTGAGGCTTCCCTGGCCCAAGATTAAAAAAGACGAAAAAATTATAGTCGGGACGATAATTTATGTAGACCGCTTCGGAAATCTCATTACCAATATCCACGAAACTGACCTTGCCGGAAAAGAAATAAAAAAAGTCAGCTACAAAGGCCTTGAAATACCTTTTCTTAAGACGTATGGGCTAGCTCCTAAAGGCACTCCCCTTGCTCTTATCGGAAGCGAAGGTTACCTTGAAATCGCAGTCTCGGAAGGAAGTGCCCTAGCACGCTTTGGCAAAGAAGGCCAGGTTTATGTGGAACTTGCCTGAGGTTAGTGAGGAAAGCCTGCTTAAAGGAAACCTTACGGTATACCAGCCAGCCAAAGGTTATCGTTTCTCCCTTGAAGTTTTTCTGCTGGCGGGTTTTGTGCGCTTAAAACCCGGGGAAATTGCCCTTGAGCTTGGGGCTGGCTGCGGAGTAATAAGCCTTATTCTTTTTTACCGGAATCCTTTAAACCGGATCATAGGGCTTGAGATTCAAAAAGAACTTGTTGCTTGTTTCGCTAAAAACGTAAAGCGAAATAACTTTAGCGATGGTGTTTTCCCGGTGTGCGGGGATGTGAAAAAACTTCCCTTTAAAGCCGGGGCCTTTCAGGTGGTCTTTGCTAACCCACCTTACTATCCATTGG
Protein-coding sequences here:
- a CDS encoding SAM hydrolase/SAM-dependent halogenase family protein; this translates as MAIVLLTDFGVRDHYVAVMKGVIKSIFPAADIIDLSHEVPPQDVASGAYLLGVSYRYFPEGSIFVAVVDPGVGTERKGILVSASRYFFIGPDNGLFTLVLEREKEFSAWELKNKAYFRKEVSHTFHGRDIFAPVAAHLAKGVEPSSFGPKAKEIVRLPWPKIKKDEKIIVGTIIYVDRFGNLITNIHETDLAGKEIKKVSYKGLEIPFLKTYGLAPKGTPLALIGSEGYLEIAVSEGSALARFGKEGQVYVELA
- a CDS encoding tRNA1(Val) (adenine(37)-N6)-methyltransferase, which translates into the protein MWNLPEVSEESLLKGNLTVYQPAKGYRFSLEVFLLAGFVRLKPGEIALELGAGCGVISLILFYRNPLNRIIGLEIQKELVACFAKNVKRNNFSDGVFPVCGDVKKLPFKAGAFQVVFANPPYYPLGTGRLSPDPQERIARHEILATLSDFLSAAALALRNRGRFYLIHGVQRLPEILYLCQEKGFAPKTLRVVHSYPEDEGRLILLEAVKAGGQELRILPPLFVYTKKGGPYTDEVARLFAP